The following are encoded together in the Desulfococcus multivorans genome:
- a CDS encoding DUF2284 domain-containing protein, translating to MNPIIPALPFQTSDPAHKQFQYLEDLATAYWYSEVLFAALDLDLFSWIERGADRIDKLADAAGSRPEALARLLRVLKRTALVHAIDGRWVNSPQARMFLVVESADYMGDFFLYRRYMQPRWSLLAERVSLPDRPRQPPITSDADYRTRNEQYVRSMDRLVRRKSPEILSILEHESWRGPLLDVGGGAGSLGRAILKTRPTASGVLFDLAEVIRAGRRIHPCPGDWARTLSVAGDFRRHPFASGSFGLVIMSNFLHAYGRKTARDLLAAAVILLRPGGLILIHDYFPDRLGIRPHKGAFYDLNMMLNTYEGACHESRDIVGWLDAVGVKRVVVRDLETDTSVILAGGDVGGGDGIDDPEEWTSVAREIGFVDAAMTTPADIVTAHWPAWKCRFGCKGYGRHRQCPPYAMPVEALRSLLAEYSRAVLVQGSPPGRDFHHRLLALERAALLKGFPKALAFGAGPCTVCDRCPVDDVCRHPEKARPAMEACGIDVYATAGRVGWPLRPVRDRGDWVTYVGLLLLE from the coding sequence ATGAACCCGATAATCCCCGCCCTCCCGTTTCAGACATCGGATCCGGCTCATAAACAATTCCAGTACCTGGAGGACCTCGCCACGGCTTATTGGTACTCCGAGGTGCTGTTTGCCGCCCTCGATCTGGACCTGTTCAGCTGGATCGAAAGAGGCGCGGATCGGATCGACAAACTGGCTGATGCCGCTGGATCTCGCCCCGAGGCCCTCGCCCGACTGCTTCGGGTACTGAAGCGAACAGCCCTTGTGCACGCAATCGACGGCCGTTGGGTCAACAGCCCGCAGGCCCGAATGTTTCTTGTGGTCGAAAGCGCGGATTACATGGGGGATTTCTTCCTCTACCGCCGATATATGCAGCCCCGGTGGTCCCTTCTTGCCGAAAGGGTCTCCCTGCCGGACCGGCCCCGGCAGCCGCCGATAACGTCCGACGCGGATTACCGGACCCGAAACGAACAGTATGTCCGGTCCATGGATCGACTCGTCCGCCGAAAAAGCCCCGAGATCCTGAGCATTCTGGAACATGAGTCCTGGCGTGGGCCCTTACTCGACGTCGGAGGCGGCGCCGGCAGCCTGGGCCGGGCGATCCTCAAGACGCGTCCAACGGCGTCAGGTGTTCTTTTTGACCTTGCCGAGGTGATCCGTGCCGGCCGCCGCATCCATCCTTGCCCCGGCGATTGGGCCCGTACACTGTCCGTTGCCGGTGACTTCCGTCGCCATCCTTTTGCGTCCGGCAGCTTCGGGCTGGTGATCATGAGCAATTTTCTCCATGCCTACGGCCGAAAGACGGCTCGGGATCTGCTTGCGGCGGCGGTGATCCTGCTTCGACCGGGCGGTCTGATCCTGATCCACGACTATTTCCCCGACCGTTTGGGAATCCGTCCCCATAAAGGGGCTTTTTACGACCTCAACATGATGCTCAACACCTACGAAGGGGCCTGTCATGAGAGCCGGGACATCGTCGGATGGCTCGATGCCGTGGGCGTCAAGCGGGTGGTGGTACGTGATCTGGAAACGGACACGTCGGTTATTCTGGCCGGCGGCGATGTCGGCGGGGGGGACGGCATCGACGATCCGGAGGAATGGACTTCAGTCGCCCGGGAGATCGGCTTCGTCGATGCCGCCATGACCACGCCTGCCGATATCGTGACGGCCCACTGGCCCGCCTGGAAATGCCGGTTCGGTTGCAAAGGGTACGGCAGGCATCGACAGTGTCCGCCTTATGCCATGCCGGTTGAAGCCCTGCGGTCGCTTCTGGCCGAATATTCCCGGGCCGTCCTCGTTCAAGGGAGCCCGCCCGGAAGGGATTTTCATCACCGTCTTCTGGCGCTGGAGCGGGCCGCCTTACTGAAGGGCTTCCCCAAAGCCCTGGCCTTTGGCGCCGGCCCTTGCACGGTCTGCGACAGGTGTCCCGTCGACGATGTCTGCCGACATCCCGAAAAGGCCCGCCCCGCTATGGAAGCCTGCGGCATCGACGTCTACGCTACGGCCGGGCGGGTGGGGTGGCCGCTTCGACCGGTGCGGGACAGGGGCGACTGGGTGACCTATGTCGGCCTGCTGTTGTTGGAGTAA
- a CDS encoding AzlC family ABC transporter permease: MSTRKHEFISGARDSFPLLLGAFPFGLIYGALATTSGLSPAAGMIMALLVFAGSAQFIAVGLVAARVPVTIIILTTCIVNLRHMLYSATLLPHLKHLPQRWRIPLAFWLTDETFAVTVRRFQREDESRFKHWYQLGSSIAMYVNWQFWCGLGLVLGDRIPDAAGWGLDVAMPVTFIGMIIPFVKNVPMAVCVLSAGAASLLTLSLPYKLGIIVSAFTGIFSGLITARIVKKTGKEALRERV, encoded by the coding sequence TTGTCGACGCGTAAACATGAATTCATATCCGGAGCCCGGGACAGCTTTCCACTGCTCCTGGGGGCCTTCCCCTTTGGATTGATCTACGGCGCCCTTGCGACAACATCGGGCCTCTCGCCCGCCGCCGGGATGATCATGGCCCTCCTGGTCTTCGCCGGATCGGCCCAATTTATCGCCGTCGGCCTGGTGGCTGCCCGGGTCCCTGTGACGATCATCATCCTCACGACCTGCATCGTCAACCTCCGGCATATGCTTTACAGCGCCACACTGCTCCCCCACCTGAAACATCTCCCCCAGAGATGGCGGATTCCCCTCGCCTTCTGGCTCACCGACGAGACCTTCGCCGTCACTGTGCGGCGATTCCAACGGGAGGATGAATCCCGCTTCAAGCACTGGTATCAGCTGGGATCGTCCATCGCCATGTATGTCAACTGGCAGTTCTGGTGCGGTCTGGGTCTGGTTCTGGGAGACCGGATCCCCGACGCCGCCGGATGGGGGCTTGACGTCGCCATGCCGGTCACCTTCATCGGCATGATCATCCCTTTTGTCAAGAACGTTCCCATGGCGGTCTGCGTTCTCAGCGCGGGGGCAGCCTCCCTGCTGACCCTCAGCCTGCCTTACAAACTGGGCATCATCGTCTCAGCCTTCACGGGAATCTTTTCAGGCCTGATCACCGCGAGAATCGTCAAAAAAACCGGAAAGGAGGCGTTGCGTGAACGTGTATGA
- a CDS encoding MFS transporter, with product MTTDAMRNVLLYRWLIFILLSFGYILVYFHRLCPAVLAVDIMEDLSAGGSMTGLLGSAYFYPYALMQLPAGLMSDSWGPRRTITVFFVVAAGGAVVMGFSTTVAWAIIGRTIVGVGAAMLFVPTLKILAEWFRKREFAYMTGLLLAMGGVGTLIATTPLVWLSNRVGWRNAFTLVGGLTLIMAVLVGIFVRNRPGDLGWPSPLEPSPSAGCPGTGLAAGMKTVLTCPAFWPLAVWFFFDFGIFFAIAGLWGGPYLVHVYGMSRAETGHILVMLAVGLVVGAPAVSWLSDRVFRRRKPVLMLCATGMLLVIGILALKTAAIPLWGLYGIFFFMTFFGNAAGVIAFTMNKELFPIGIAGTATGLVNLFPFAGGAVFQPLLGYILEQRSGAAEGFTPAGYEAVFWVLFVAALIAFGAASLTRETLETV from the coding sequence ATGACCACAGATGCAATGCGCAACGTACTGCTCTATCGATGGCTCATCTTTATCCTTCTCTCTTTCGGGTATATTCTCGTCTACTTCCATCGCCTATGCCCGGCGGTCCTGGCCGTCGACATCATGGAGGATCTCTCGGCCGGCGGCTCGATGACGGGGCTTTTGGGGTCTGCCTATTTTTATCCCTATGCCCTGATGCAACTTCCCGCAGGCCTCATGTCGGATTCCTGGGGGCCGCGCAGGACGATCACCGTATTTTTCGTGGTCGCGGCCGGCGGCGCTGTCGTGATGGGGTTTTCCACGACCGTTGCGTGGGCGATCATCGGCCGGACCATCGTGGGCGTGGGGGCGGCCATGCTCTTTGTCCCCACCCTCAAGATTCTGGCTGAATGGTTCCGCAAACGGGAATTCGCTTATATGACCGGACTTCTCCTGGCCATGGGCGGTGTCGGCACGCTGATTGCCACGACGCCCCTGGTCTGGCTCAGCAACCGGGTGGGATGGCGCAACGCCTTCACTCTGGTGGGCGGCCTGACGCTGATAATGGCGGTCCTCGTCGGGATTTTCGTAAGGAACCGACCGGGGGACCTTGGATGGCCGTCGCCGCTCGAACCGTCGCCGTCGGCAGGGTGTCCGGGCACCGGGCTGGCCGCAGGGATGAAAACCGTCCTCACGTGTCCCGCCTTCTGGCCCCTGGCCGTCTGGTTCTTTTTCGATTTCGGAATTTTTTTCGCCATCGCCGGCCTCTGGGGGGGACCCTACCTTGTTCATGTTTACGGCATGAGCCGAGCCGAGACCGGTCACATCCTCGTCATGCTGGCCGTCGGGCTCGTTGTGGGCGCCCCTGCCGTAAGCTGGCTGTCCGACCGGGTTTTCCGGCGCAGGAAGCCGGTTCTGATGCTTTGTGCGACAGGCATGCTGCTTGTGATCGGAATTTTGGCCCTCAAAACCGCTGCCATTCCGCTATGGGGGCTCTACGGAATTTTCTTTTTCATGACCTTTTTCGGCAATGCCGCCGGCGTCATCGCCTTCACCATGAACAAGGAATTGTTTCCCATCGGGATCGCCGGCACGGCCACAGGTCTCGTCAATCTGTTTCCCTTTGCCGGAGGCGCCGTTTTTCAACCCTTGCTGGGATACATTCTCGAACAGCGGAGCGGCGCTGCGGAAGGATTTACCCCAGCGGGGTACGAGGCGGTTTTTTGGGTGCTGTTCGTTGCCGCGCTCATCGCTTTCGGGGCGGCGTCGCTGACCCGAGAGACCCTGGAAACCGTTTGA
- a CDS encoding FAD-dependent oxidoreductase, whose translation MDDTRDMDDPQETMSEAAFLAQLRAAFSQMPNDIPIYMFVSRARDDVFAQTNRQIVRIFRELTSKITFREYPLDHDLARKWNVTHSPTLLIAPDRYAIRWLGAPMGEEGRIFLETMMMVGMGKSHLNAESKNVLQKIDSPRAVKIFVSPTCPYCPQQALNGIQAAIERPDLISLEIVDIQANPGLADQYSAHSVPQTFANEVLIGMGAQSQELFCASLKKLEPQSVFIPEVDAELVENDVVIVGGGPAGLTAGIYAVRSGLKTAIIERDALGGQVATTPIVENYTGFSQVGGKNLVDIMVSHALQYTQIFQGEAVLDITPGNPMVVQTSRRKFHTRAVLLATGASHKHLGIPGEARFAGKGVSYCSTCDGPLFVGKNVIMVGGGNSAVTEALHLHHMGVKVTLVHRRDALRAQDVLVGHLKSAGIPILWNTEVKEILGKKSVEAALLINNQTGETTTLPVKGVFLAIGYQPAVDLAKKIGVELTAEGYIRHDRHRTNVPGVYSAGDVEGGYKQIVTASGQGAESAMAIFEDLINPYWQTRKEI comes from the coding sequence ATGGATGACACCAGAGACATGGACGATCCGCAGGAGACCATGAGCGAAGCGGCGTTTCTGGCGCAGTTGCGGGCAGCCTTTTCGCAGATGCCCAACGATATTCCGATCTACATGTTCGTCAGCCGCGCACGAGATGATGTCTTTGCGCAGACCAACCGTCAGATCGTCCGGATTTTCCGGGAGCTCACATCCAAGATCACCTTTCGCGAATACCCTCTTGATCACGACCTCGCACGGAAATGGAACGTCACCCATTCCCCTACGCTGTTGATCGCGCCGGATCGATACGCCATTCGATGGCTCGGCGCCCCCATGGGTGAAGAAGGGCGAATCTTTCTGGAAACCATGATGATGGTCGGCATGGGCAAGAGTCACCTCAACGCGGAATCGAAAAACGTCCTGCAGAAAATCGACTCCCCCAGAGCCGTCAAGATCTTTGTCAGTCCGACCTGCCCCTACTGCCCTCAGCAGGCACTGAACGGGATTCAGGCGGCAATTGAACGCCCCGATCTCATATCTCTCGAGATCGTGGATATCCAGGCAAACCCGGGTCTGGCGGACCAGTATTCAGCACACAGCGTTCCCCAGACCTTTGCCAACGAGGTTCTGATCGGCATGGGAGCCCAATCCCAGGAACTCTTCTGCGCCTCCCTCAAGAAGCTGGAGCCCCAATCGGTCTTCATTCCGGAGGTGGACGCCGAGCTGGTGGAAAACGATGTGGTGATCGTGGGCGGCGGCCCTGCCGGCCTCACAGCGGGCATTTATGCCGTCCGCAGCGGCCTCAAAACAGCCATTATCGAGCGGGACGCCCTTGGCGGCCAGGTGGCGACCACGCCCATCGTCGAAAACTACACCGGCTTCAGCCAGGTCGGGGGGAAAAACCTGGTGGACATCATGGTCAGCCACGCCCTCCAGTACACCCAGATCTTCCAGGGCGAGGCGGTACTGGACATCACGCCGGGAAACCCCATGGTCGTCCAGACCAGCCGCCGTAAGTTTCACACCCGCGCCGTGCTCCTGGCCACCGGCGCCTCCCACAAACATCTGGGGATTCCAGGCGAAGCACGATTTGCCGGAAAAGGGGTGAGCTACTGCAGCACCTGCGACGGTCCCCTTTTTGTCGGCAAGAACGTCATCATGGTGGGGGGCGGAAACAGCGCCGTCACCGAGGCCCTTCATCTCCACCACATGGGCGTCAAGGTTACCCTCGTCCATCGTCGGGATGCCTTGAGGGCCCAGGACGTTCTCGTCGGCCACCTCAAGTCGGCAGGCATCCCCATTCTCTGGAACACCGAGGTTAAAGAGATCCTGGGGAAAAAATCGGTGGAGGCGGCACTGCTGATCAACAACCAGACCGGCGAAACCACGACCTTGCCCGTCAAAGGGGTTTTTCTGGCCATCGGATACCAGCCGGCCGTCGATCTGGCGAAAAAGATCGGGGTCGAATTGACGGCGGAAGGCTACATCCGACACGACCGGCACCGCACCAACGTTCCCGGGGTGTACTCCGCGGGGGATGTGGAGGGCGGCTATAAACAGATCGTCACCGCTTCGGGCCAGGGCGCCGAATCCGCCATGGCCATATTCGAGGATCTCATCAACCCTTACTGGCAGACCCGAAAAGAGATCTGA
- a CDS encoding YggS family pyridoxal phosphate-dependent enzyme yields the protein MSIQSTYREIRKTVPADVDILLACKTRTPEEVLAAIDAGATDLGHNYVQEAESMAAALGERSGAVRWHMIGPLQKNKINKALRLFDVIQTVHSFKQAQEIQKRAEAVGKHLTVYIEVNIGEESAKSGVPPEQEVLEKLAREISGLKNLRLEGLMTMGPFYDDPEAIRPYFRKTRQIFDHIRSLKVPGLDLTVLSMGMSDSYRVAIEEGSTMIRLGTIVFGPRQT from the coding sequence ATGAGCATCCAATCCACCTATAGAGAAATCCGGAAAACGGTGCCGGCAGACGTCGACATCTTGCTGGCATGCAAAACGCGAACCCCCGAGGAAGTGCTGGCGGCGATCGACGCCGGCGCTACGGATTTGGGGCACAACTACGTCCAGGAAGCCGAAAGCATGGCGGCGGCTCTGGGCGAGCGGAGCGGGGCCGTTCGGTGGCATATGATCGGCCCCCTCCAGAAAAACAAGATCAACAAGGCCCTGCGATTGTTCGACGTGATCCAAACCGTCCACTCCTTCAAGCAGGCTCAGGAGATCCAGAAGCGGGCCGAGGCGGTGGGAAAGCATCTTACGGTCTACATCGAGGTCAACATCGGCGAGGAATCCGCAAAATCAGGCGTCCCACCCGAACAGGAGGTCCTGGAAAAACTGGCGCGGGAAATTTCAGGATTGAAGAATCTTCGTCTCGAAGGGCTCATGACCATGGGGCCTTTTTATGACGACCCCGAGGCCATACGCCCCTATTTTCGAAAAACCCGCCAGATCTTCGATCACATCCGCTCCCTGAAAGTGCCCGGGCTCGATCTTACGGTTCTCTCCATGGGCATGTCGGACTCCTATCGGGTGGCCATCGAGGAAGGCAGCACCATGATCCGTCTGGGGACGATCGTCTTCGGGCCTCGACAGACCTGA
- a CDS encoding AzlD domain-containing protein, producing the protein MNVYEWLLILGMAGVTFGSRYLLFGLAGRIRMPAWAASSLQYVPPAVLTAITLPAVLLPQGKWYISPTNPYLIAALAAVGIGAFTKNLLATIAVGLVAFFGWRFLLASVS; encoded by the coding sequence GTGAACGTGTATGAGTGGCTGCTCATCCTGGGCATGGCGGGGGTGACCTTCGGCAGCCGTTACCTGCTCTTTGGCCTGGCCGGCCGGATCAGGATGCCCGCCTGGGCGGCATCCTCCCTGCAGTACGTTCCACCGGCCGTTCTGACGGCCATTACCCTGCCGGCGGTACTGTTGCCCCAGGGAAAGTGGTACATCTCCCCCACCAACCCTTATCTGATCGCCGCCCTCGCCGCCGTGGGCATTGGTGCGTTCACGAAGAATCTTCTGGCAACCATCGCCGTCGGACTTGTCGCCTTTTTCGGTTGGCGATTCTTGCTGGCGTCGGTATCGTGA
- a CDS encoding flavodoxin family protein, translating to MKVIGFNASPRKDGNTFRLVNTVLGELEKAGIETELVQIGGRKIQGCIACYKCFENKDRRCAVTQDMLNDCLEKMIAADGMILGSPTYFANMSADLKALIDRAGLVAKANGEMFRRKVGAAVVAVRRAGSVHTFDSINHFFTIGQMIIPGSSYWNMGIGLDKGDVDKDEEGLQTMKTLGRNMAWLLKKINA from the coding sequence ATGAAGGTTATCGGATTCAACGCCAGCCCCCGAAAGGACGGTAATACCTTCCGCCTCGTCAACACCGTTCTGGGCGAGCTTGAGAAAGCGGGCATCGAAACCGAACTGGTGCAGATCGGCGGCAGGAAGATCCAGGGGTGTATCGCCTGCTATAAGTGTTTTGAAAACAAGGATCGGCGATGTGCGGTCACTCAGGATATGCTGAACGACTGCCTCGAAAAGATGATCGCCGCCGACGGCATGATCCTGGGATCCCCCACCTATTTTGCCAACATGAGTGCGGATCTCAAGGCGCTCATCGATCGGGCCGGCCTGGTGGCCAAGGCCAACGGGGAGATGTTCCGGCGTAAGGTGGGGGCTGCAGTGGTGGCGGTTCGCCGCGCCGGATCCGTGCACACCTTCGATTCCATCAACCATTTTTTCACCATCGGCCAGATGATCATTCCCGGATCCAGCTACTGGAACATGGGCATCGGCCTCGACAAGGGAGACGTGGACAAGGATGAAGAAGGCCTCCAGACCATGAAAACCCTGGGCCGGAACATGGCCTGGCTGTTGAAGAAAATCAACGCCTGA
- a CDS encoding GAF domain-containing protein, translated as MTDNNRIDIGVLKLLFDAVTGSTELEIMANRLTQLLVGTLGIKGAAVYMVNPEFEALELLASSGLSINYINKGPVLVDKSIKLASNREPVVVSDVSKSDKLQYPENARAEGIQSIVSTPISLHGVIIGALRLYDAVPWAVSEHDVEYLLVLAQNLGITMMYFRLANALLAVKDSVDAIHSVWLRPTY; from the coding sequence ATGACAGACAACAACAGAATAGACATTGGCGTCCTCAAGCTTCTCTTTGATGCCGTTACCGGATCAACCGAACTGGAAATCATGGCCAACCGGCTGACCCAACTTCTGGTCGGCACCCTCGGCATCAAGGGTGCCGCCGTCTACATGGTGAACCCTGAATTCGAGGCTCTGGAGTTGTTGGCCTCTTCCGGGCTGAGCATCAATTATATCAATAAGGGACCGGTGCTGGTGGATAAAAGCATCAAGCTGGCATCCAACCGCGAACCGGTCGTCGTGAGCGACGTCTCCAAAAGCGACAAACTCCAATACCCCGAAAATGCCAGGGCCGAAGGTATTCAATCCATCGTATCGACGCCCATATCCCTTCACGGCGTGATCATCGGCGCACTCAGGCTCTATGATGCCGTTCCGTGGGCGGTTTCGGAGCACGATGTGGAGTATCTTCTGGTGTTGGCCCAGAATCTTGGGATCACGATGATGTATTTCCGTCTGGCCAACGCACTTCTGGCCGTCAAAGACAGCGTGGACGCCATCCATTCCGTGTGGCTGCGTCCCACCTACTGA
- the larE gene encoding ATP-dependent sacrificial sulfur transferase LarE, with protein MTDDRENVEAKYQRLKAHLQGLGRVIVAFSGGVDSTLLLRVSRDVLGENVLAVSVVSETMPDRDREAAARFALEIGVPYMTVPTDELFHESFRTNPVDRCYYCKRLRFGHIVRIGAKKGVAHILDGENIDDLDDYRPGRRAARELGIISPLREAGFSKKEVRILARRLGLGVWNRPASACLASRIPHGMAITAERLRRIDCGEMFLRDAGISSEIRVRLIDDRSARIEIPTGDLDAIVREPFRSRVVAFFKDLGFRRIAVDLEGYRTGSLNPERSPDGVGEANASILADKGGMSL; from the coding sequence ATGACGGATGACCGCGAGAATGTTGAAGCGAAGTATCAGCGGCTCAAAGCGCATCTTCAGGGATTGGGACGGGTGATCGTCGCTTTTTCCGGGGGAGTGGACAGCACGCTTCTGCTCCGCGTGAGTCGGGATGTCCTGGGAGAGAATGTCCTGGCCGTCTCCGTGGTATCCGAGACGATGCCTGATCGGGATCGGGAAGCGGCCGCCCGGTTCGCCCTGGAGATCGGCGTACCTTACATGACCGTTCCGACGGATGAACTCTTCCACGAGAGTTTCAGGACCAATCCCGTGGACCGGTGCTATTACTGTAAGCGATTGCGTTTCGGGCACATTGTTCGGATAGGGGCGAAAAAGGGCGTTGCCCATATCCTGGACGGCGAAAATATCGATGACTTGGACGATTACCGGCCCGGTCGGCGGGCCGCCCGGGAGTTGGGGATTATCAGCCCTCTCCGGGAGGCGGGTTTCTCCAAGAAAGAGGTTCGAATCCTGGCGCGCCGGCTGGGACTTGGCGTCTGGAATCGCCCCGCATCCGCCTGTCTGGCTTCCCGAATCCCTCATGGTATGGCGATCACTGCGGAGAGGCTCCGGCGAATCGATTGCGGTGAAATGTTCCTTCGGGATGCCGGAATCAGCAGTGAAATCCGGGTGCGGCTGATTGATGATCGATCGGCCCGTATCGAGATTCCCACCGGAGACCTGGACGCGATCGTTCGGGAGCCTTTTCGTTCCCGGGTCGTCGCTTTTTTCAAGGACCTGGGCTTCCGCCGCATCGCCGTGGATCTGGAGGGCTACCGTACGGGAAGCCTGAATCCTGAAAGGTCGCCGGACGGCGTGGGGGAAGCGAACGCCTCAATTCTTGCGGACAAAGGAGGGATGTCATTATGA
- a CDS encoding universal stress protein: MTKQKVLVPYNFTENDRKAVDFVIRMFAPREDVAVTLFSAYTPAPEIETRNNTIMEKMRQNLTYLRQRISEQEDKIKAVRDRLVENGFSRDRVSYLFTPVKKDISQDIVDLAQSDGFNVIVLNRTSGKISRFFTGHVFQKVVMGVEDVVVLIVT; the protein is encoded by the coding sequence ATGACCAAACAGAAGGTGTTGGTGCCATACAATTTTACCGAGAACGATCGGAAGGCCGTTGACTTTGTCATCCGCATGTTTGCGCCCCGGGAGGATGTGGCGGTGACATTGTTCAGTGCGTACACGCCGGCGCCGGAAATCGAAACCCGGAACAATACGATCATGGAAAAGATGCGTCAGAACCTGACTTATCTGAGACAGCGGATCAGCGAGCAGGAGGACAAGATCAAGGCGGTGCGGGACCGCCTCGTTGAAAACGGATTTTCCAGGGATCGGGTCTCCTACCTCTTCACACCCGTTAAAAAAGACATCTCACAAGACATCGTCGATCTTGCCCAATCCGACGGCTTCAATGTCATTGTCCTCAACCGGACATCCGGCAAGATCTCCCGATTTTTTACGGGACACGTATTCCAGAAGGTCGTGATGGGCGTTGAGGACGTGGTGGTGCTCATCGTCACCTGA